Sequence from the Nasonia vitripennis strain AsymCx chromosome 5, Nvit_psr_1.1, whole genome shotgun sequence genome:
taaaaacgttaaaataagaatatacaggacaataatactgccggtggttctgtacgggtgcgaaacgtgggctctcactaagcaggcggacaaccgttttagggtatttgaaaataaagtcttgcgaaaaatatacgggccgaagaaagatgaggaaaccggggaatggaggagactacacaatgatgagttacacaatctgtacgcgtcaccaaatatcaacagaataataaaatcgcgcagattgggatgggcagggcacgtagcgagaatgggagacgaccgtacggcagcgcgtgtcatgaagggcaggccgatggtaacgcgacctctaggtagacctagacgtagatgggaagacaacgtaaaagcggatctagtagaaataggacgggtgggtgtcgatcggagaggtgcatcttgggtggggttgacacaagatagggcagcgtggaaggcttgcgtagatgaggcgctgaactttcgagttccaaatgccatgtaaaaaaaaaaactatcttTAGTCTTAAGTACTAGTTTTAAGTCTTTTATTCTTCTGTTATATACCAAGCTTGTACACAGGTAACTTAGTTTACCTTTACAAGGCTTGCTGGTATGCGTATTCTTAAGGTATACTATGAAACCTATCATCttggtttaataaataataaataaataataacatatCCTGCAGGTGATAgtagtatacctatatataagtgtatagatatttattgatattttttttaatgtttatgCACGCGTCAGAAATAACAGGAAGAGATGAGTGGCTTTTGCGAAAGAAATGAGATTTATAATGTCAGCGGCGTGACTGTACACATCGGTGAAAATTTGGAGTTTTCGCTCGGAAGAACCAGAGCGAAAAGCGGAAGCTGAACTGAGACTCTTATAATTTTACTTAGGAGAAGCCCTAGCTGTTTTTTTTTGATGATGGACATCAACTGCGGACAGTCTGTTTTCTTGCTTGATAGGAAAAACGAGCTAAATAAGCTTATGTTACAGAGGGTATTCACATTCTGTAACAGTTTTTTTATAACTACGAATATGATGTTTTCCAGTAATATAACGGTACTTCAATTAAAAATCCCCGCTTTTATCAGTGCTTCAATATTGTATTTTCTATCCCGCTAGATATTGATCTTGATCGAATGCGCTATAAACACgcagaagcgatataagtagCAGATAAagaaatgtatatataaaagcaCACAGCAGATTTCAAAATGATCAGACTGTAAAGTATCTTGAAATCATCAACACACTACCAGACCAATTTTACTAACCGCCAAAATGAGTCAAACTCTTACCTACCTTTTGCTCTTGGTCGTCCTTATCGCCTGTCTGACTAATGGCGCTGTTGCGGGTAAGTTGATATTTTCACCTGTATTACCTTACTGAATAAAAATCTCAGATGAGATTTCTGGCCGAAATCTCACTTGAGATTCTGCCCTACGGATTGCtaaaatttcttaaataaCTATTATTCagtttgttataattaaaaCTTGCCATCTAGGTGgtaaaaactctcaaataagttaaaaaatacacGTTTTCAAGCATTTGAAGCAGtatgcaaatttaaaaaaaataatacgagaATCTCTAGTTAGCAACTCAtgagttaaaattttaaaaatctataaaaactGGCTGTATGAGCAACTCGAAACATTGTTTTTCGAACTTATTTGCGAGTTTTTACCACCTAAGAGGTAACTTAATTATAACAAAATGAATAATGGATATTTATATTAAGAAATTTTAGCAATCGGCATGGCAgaatctcaggtgagattttGGCCAGAGATCTCACCTGAAATTTTCCAGTAGGgtattttacttattaaagTGTTGGCTGAATGAATTTCGTCATAGCATTAATTGTCATTTGTTAAATGTTACAGCGGCTGAATGGGgatgcagcagcaacagcgaaTGCGGAACGTGCAGCTGTACTGGTGGATATTGCGTCTGTCCCGATGGAGTGGTCTAAATCAGCTGAGAAGCCTTATCGTCCTTTTATTGATTGATTTCGAGAAGAACAATGTAGCTTTATAActtgattaatttttctaatccactaaaataaatgatttataGTATTCCATAAAGCTGGATTGGTGTGATTTTTCCTATTGTTTAAAACCTTCAAGTATaattgaaaacataatcaCAGAAATAATCGAATACTGACTGGATGATAATATATTCCACTTACATTACCTACCTTTACCTtatatatttctaaaatttatgTATTCTTTAAACAGATTCCGTCTTTTATAGTTGAGCATAAAACGCTTTGCccgtttaaaattttgttcatcTTTTGTTCTTACGTATGAGCTTGCAAATTCCTAAGctttcgaataaaaaatataattcccGCGGCCCGCCGTGCGTCGACGCGCCTGCGCAGTCTGCACTCCCGAGTCGCGAGTCGCGGCCGCGCATTCGTGATACATATCCGTGAGTTCGCGACGTCACACAGAGCGCATAAACAGCTGATCCGCATTGACTAGTCCAAAATGGCCACATGCATGAGTTTATAGTGAAAAGTTGGTGTTTTCCGGCAAAATTCGCCAAGTCCTGAGGCACAAATCAATCACTACTGCCAATCGACCGATTCTGTAAGCCCCGTAGATTTACCTCACGCAATTATCTCGACGACGACTGGCGCAGttggattaaaaaaaagtcgacgaAAACCTCAATGCCGTCACACGCAGTGACATCTCGCGCAGCAGACGCTCTATGGGCTATGGCATTGGCTCTAAGCCTAAGCCTCGGCTCTAATGACTTTTTGTTAATTCGCGAAAAATAGTCACGAGGCGCGTCGCCCCGAGGCTAGCTAACTCTTCTAATGTTTGTGTGGCGTCGTTCGTCCGACCGAGCGACGTACGTCGAATTATTCAATTGCTGGACTTATTGATCCAATTCGTGGCCATTTTATGTAAAGTAACAAAGTGTATGTACAAGGTTGTAAAGTGATTGTGCCTGGTGACTCCGATTCCGATACAGTTTTGCTTCTTGTgcgaaatattttttcgttttcgtCAGTCGACTTTTTTTACCTTGCTTTGCCATTTATCAATTTTCCTtcttaaatatatatacactcttGATGGCTCATACGTTGGCCAACTTGAGACTGCTTGTATGAGTATCATAGAAAATTTTGATTGAAATCCTGCAGGATCAGTAATCATGACAGCTGGTACTAGTTTGGTTGTACCCGTAGTGCTGTGGGGGCGTATAGCTCCCACACACTGCATCTCGTGCATATACCTATCACGAGATCAAAAGACTTTAGTAACAGGTTGCTATGACGGACAAATTTGTTTATGGCAAGTGGATCCTGAAACATTAAAGGTAGTTAAATGTTGCTGTGTTTTTggattcatacttttttatatatccACTAATAATGATCATTGTGTTTCATTCATAATCTCACAGATGACTCCAAGATGTTTACTAGTTGGTCATACAGCTCCGATCATGTGCCTTAGTCGAGCCAGTGTCATCATGGAGCAAAACTATATTGTTAGCAGTAGCGAAAGTGGAGAAATGTGCACTTGGGATTTGGTTGATGGAAAGTGCCGTGAAACTGTTAAGCTCAATAACATTCACACTCAAATGTTACCGTATGTCTCTGCTGGAGGCGAGGATGTTAGATTATTTTGTTCAGGGTAAatttataatgtatttaattttttatatcacCTTAGTGACATTCAATAAAATTACATTTGCAATCCTCAGATATTATCCAGAGGTACTAGTGATGGATCCATTTAGCCTAGAAGTACTATTTACCCTGAGTTCCAGGGTAAACCCAGATTGGATCAGTGCTCTACATATCCTGCGGCCGGCCAAACGGAAAGGTCGGTTCTACGTGCACACAAGTTAGTTTACACTCATTCACACCTACGCTTACTACCTCTTATACTTAAACATTAATCCTTTTTTACTCCCTAtgatttgtattttattttgtagtaGAGTAAATAATTGCACAATTGAATTTGACCatattgcaaataattaagattattCTGAACTTGCTTCAATTCAAAGCGCGATACTTAGAAATTGAAGAATATGATAAATGAGCTTCTGGTTTCAAACTTTGGTTAAATTATTGAAAGTGTGGATAACAATGGGTTGCACTGTTTTTGAATGATAAAGTCACAAAACTTTGTGGTAAAAATAATCTAACAATTGTATGAGTAGACTTTAAATTGtatatttacataataataatggtTATACTAGTTCCTCTTaaagtaatttataaatatttttaatgtaaatTATAATGTTGCAGCATGTAATCAAAGCGGATTCAAATTGGTACTTGAGTGCTGGTAGTTGAACTTGCTCTATGTACTCCTATATTTCTAGAATCTTGAACGGGTTTATAAATCTTCTTGCTGTTTTAAAACATACAAAGCATTATCTGGGTTATTGATCgatcaaaatcgattttttaaattaactaACAATAACAAAACTTCGtgctaactttttttttattagcacTTTTACTCTctttagaattttatttttatcatactTACCACAAACCTTGCTAAAGTCTTTTCCCTGCTATTCATTAATCATCTACACACAATAATCGCAAAACAATACTCTCTGTAAGTATATACAACATGAGTAATCTCTTTCATACGAAACTAGAAAAGAGAatagtatattaataatactttatatttttataagcaTGAAAAGCTTGTGAGTTTTAGTGAAATAATTGATAATTGTGATGTTTTTATATTGTCAAATCTTAAATCTGTTGACTATTCAATTAAAGACCAAAAGTTTtgcattttattaatttatttattttattcattgtgCAGACTTCATTTGTTGGAAATGATGTAACTTataaattatgattattaatttatgaCTGAATTCTTAAAAAGTTCTTCTGTAGTAAATTGCTGCTTTATAAAActactatatatactaaagaagtttaaaaaaaaactctattaaaatttaatcaatgCATATAGTTTCTACACAAAGTTTCATGTTTTTATTTGCTTATTAAATCAAAATGAGATACAAGTGTGTTTTCAAATGGGATCCAGTAGAATTTGgcacaaaaaatattttaaagttttgGAGTTTGTGTTATTCCAAGTGGCTAGCTTTGCATGTATTGGatattctctttcttttatttcttttgtATATGTAATTCACTATTTTCGTTTCAATGAATTTGTTAAATATtgctttttaaagaaaaaggtttatgaactttattttttatgcatgaataaaaatggaaaaaaaaatattgttatattatGGATATTTGTACTTGCATGTTTGTtggaaaaatttgtaaaattgtagaaaattctgtataattttatttgtatacatagattatattttttatttattaatattatacacaaattgaattgaaataaatataatacagTTCATGCCAATAGcaatagaaataaattcttGTTTCTAATTGCCTATTGTTTACAACAACtaatcaacattttttaaagatgacGTGGTATTGGCTTTAACAACTACTGGAACAGTAAAAGTCTGGACTCTTTTGGGACATGAGAATCGTAATAGCGAGCCACTTTACGAGCATGAGAGCAAGCAGATCAGATGTTTGAATGCCCTAGCTATGACCTGCTGTCCTTACAACCAACGTACTGTACTTATAGTGTGTTCCAAATATTGGcaggtaaaaattttgttttcgcGCAATTTTGCACACGAGTCATATACATATGCGCATATTAAAATACAGTTCCaatattaattttagatttatgaTGCTGGAGATTTTTCGGTCTTGTGTTCTGTAACTGCACCCAGAGGAGAAAGATGGATGGCTGGTGACTTTTTAGCTGCAGACCGGGTGATTCTTTGGAGCGATGAAGGGCATGGTTATTTGTACAAATTACCAGCAAAGTAAGTTTAGACTGTGATTTTGTTAAGTACACTTTATACTAcccatttttaaatataattaactgTAAAGGTATGATGTTAAATTTATATGAAGAAATCAACTTTTTCATGTTAATATATTGTTTTGGCAAGGGGGAAAAAGTTATCTATTTCTAAAAATTACATTTAGTGTAGACTGGTGTTTGTGGGAAAAATTGATTTCTATGAACTATGTTTTCTACTTTGAAAATACACAATTGCACAACAACCAAATAATTaacaattcaataaaattacaattttgtaTTTCTTTATTGGTTGTAGGGTTATTACACAACTTGAAAGGTAGTTCTACACAAGTATTTACATGATTCTTACTAAATTAAGACAGTTATGCTCTTAACATATTTCAATTTAGataattgacttttaaaactaacatttttttaaactattttttttaaataatcgttTAAAACAATACATATTAATATCAATTCTTACAAAACAACACTAAAATTTAATATGtatgtttttatttcatattagATTATGCTGCTAACTATTAGCAAAGCACTTGCAAGCAATGCACAATTTAATTATCATTCTGTTATTGCTCATGTTTCTTTTTCAAGCATAACAGCGCCATACATTTATATTCATAATGTAATCGTCATATCTTTTTCAGTAATGAACTTgcatttactttaattttataatacattttaataatCGTTAGACTCATGATTGTATAATCTCATTCATTATATTAACAATGTTATGCTGATGAATGACTCATGGTAATTGattatctaaaaaaatttaagaaagataaaattgaatttgatttattaaattcattttttcacaCCGAAAGTTctttctactttttttcttatattaaagtggtatgaattaaaaatctacgaaatttgtttttttttatagtactGCAGGGCATAAATCCGCATTTATGTTAacacgcctatccgtgacaTAAGTAGTCCTTTATTGCACCGTGCATATCGCCctcggtgcaaaaaaggactgctAATGTCACGGATAGACGAGACAGCGAATTTATGCTAGTCAatgctataaaataatgtacgaTACACGTGTCATAAGTCGTTCTTCATGGCACTGCGTTAAGCGCTCGAGCGTAGCGTAAAATACGACTTATgccactagtatcgtaatgtactaataTTACTTGAGTCAAATTTTTGTGACCAAACATTTCATGATAATCCTGTCCTTTATTCCTTAAGTCATTTACACAGTACTCCAATTAATGCATTTCTGATCTTTTTTTCACGATGATGTTCTTTccataaaaaattaacatcTGCCATGTTCTACGGTGGACCTGGTCTGTTATAGCAAGCTGAAGGGCAAGGCTCTCAGCAGGTAACCCTGCATTGTCATATAAACCTcatatacaataattattcACTCTTCTTTTGTAATTCTATTCTGTAAACCTTGGACTTTTCTCTTTACCAGCTTAACTCGCTCTGAGTCAGTAAATTCTAAGATTTCCAGTttaagatgaaaaaaaaatgtttgtcctGGACCATTCAAAATAGTCAAGTTTgaaactattattttaattttattaaatggTGATGGTtaaggaattgaaaataaaaaatttaaataatagcattaacttaataaataaaactttttcatcAATAACTAGTATctttttgattaattaataCTTCAGAGTAGTGCTCATCTTCTTTCACATTTCatatataaattatcacaTTTCGAGTTCATATCCTTTTACACAATAATTTTAAGACTTTGCTTTTGTTGCTTCTATGCACGCACTGAATGACACGTTAACAGCTTCTCTATCGAATACAAacactttgtttattttgtttaaagcACTATGAtggtattttatttcaaatagtAAGAATTCAAATAGAAGTGCAGAATGCACTaacaataaaacaataatttgGCATCtatgtttttgattttataattttaaattgatttgCTGAATTTATTTTGTGCAATTTAATATATGTGTCTATTCATTGTTTATGCTAAATGTTTtggttttttaacgatattttgAATGTCAatgttaatattataattgaacagttttttcaataattgtGGAAAGACCAAAACAAACGCTTGAACGTTAAATTATCTACAATGATACTAATAATATTTACTGAGCAGTAGTGTCGCAGACAACAAGAACTTCCATTCAGCCTCAGTGGAGAATGATCAACCATACTTATACTGCACTCTTACTCAGCCTGGTGATAAGGTacgaataatttttctttttgaataaatattcttgttttctttttatatttataatctttATTATTCTCTAGCCTTTATCTTGTCCACCTGCAATGCGACTAGTCACAGCTCAGCAAGGAAACAAAACTCAAAAGTTTCTTTTACGTGGTGACAGTGAAGGAGTTGTAATGCTTTGGACAGTGCCAGACATAACAGGCCAGCAGATGAATCAAATAAATCAACATGACAGTACTCCACCAATGCTACCACCTACCTTGAAAACTAGTATAACTGCAGCCTGGGAAGCAATGAAGCCATCCCCAGTTGGAATTCTGGATCAGTTGGACTGTGGGGATGGACATGGAATTAAATTAACAGCCAGTATTTACTTACCCCAGCAGAGTCGTTTGGTTGTGGGTAGAGAAGATGGGAGTATAATAATTGTCCCAGCTACACAAACTGTAATGTTGCAGTTATTACATGGAAATCACCAGCAATTCGATGGTAAGACTACAAAATTTGGatattcatattttatatcgttgtatattattttgtaaacgttttataaaattcattagatTGGCCCCCTCATCAAGTCCTGTTAGGGCACTCAGGGCGTGTAAATTGTCTACTGTATCCTCATGGAGCTGCATCCAGATATGACAAAACCCATTTAGTTTCGGGATCTGTTGATTTCGCTGTGTGCTTGTGGGATTTGTACGCGGGAACCCTGATTCATCGTTTTTGCGTTCACGCTGGGGAAATTACTCAGCTACTGGTTCCTCCAGATAATTGTAGTGTAAGTGTGATACAACATTTAGACAGGTTACAGTTGTTTGTTTCAActaaattaacgaaaaatttCAACTTGCAGCCaagaatccaaaaatgtgtctGTAGCGTAGCTTCAGATCATAGCGTTACGTTGCTATCGTTAGCCGAAAGAAAATGCGTCGTTTTAGCTTCGCGTCATTTATTCCCTGTGGTCACCATCAAATGGAGGCCATATGATGATTTTATGATTGTTGGATGTTCTGATGGAGCTGTTTACGTTTGGCAAATGGAAACCGGTCACCTCGATCGCGTCTTGCATggtatgaaaattatttttgtgattGTGATTTTACGGAATTTTTAACGTGACAATTGAAATTTTGAAGGTATCATAGCCGAAGAAGTATTATATGCTTGCGATGAAAATACAATGGTAACAACTGGCTCTAGTAGTGGTGGAGGTGAATTGGGCTTAGCGAACCCAGCTGTTCATTTCTTCAGGTAATATAAccagaaattaataaaatttttaacttgaTTTTACAATTCTCTAAATACcaacaattatatttttcagagGTTTAAGGCACAGAAATTTATCAGCTATTCGTCATGCTACACAGCGAGGTCTGCATCAATTGCAACAACTTCACGGCGGTCATGGAAACGATCACGGGAATCAGATAAGGGCTAAAGGTGCTCCGCTGACCATCCAGGGTTTCCGCAGCAATCCCAAAGATCCAGAGAGTCATATTCTTTTCTTCGACATCGAAGGACTCATAGGTAAAACTCGTAATTTTGTTGCTTAGATTTTTCTTTGCAGGACAATTTTCAGCGGATATAAGCCCCAGGAATAGGAAGTTATATCGGTCCTGGCTTTTTTTGTTGCGTGAACTTGCTTCATAAATAAACGAAATTTTCGATGTTCATACAGTACAATTATTGAGCGACGAGTACGGGTCTATGTCGCCCGGATCATTGGAAGCGCAGGGCTTGATTTCAGCTACGGAGTATCAAAAAGTTGCTGCGCTTACGCAGTCAGCAAGCCCTGATGCACATAAGAAAATTGCAGGTGAGGATTCTGCGAATATGTGGCTGCTACTACTTGACCCTTTCGAGCCAGTTAGACTCAAATTGTACTTTGTATATATTAACAAAAGTTGCTTGTTGGGCTTTATAAAATGTAAGCATACGCGTACAAAGTACTTTTTGaagtttttattcaaatttaaaattattttgtccAATAATAGAAGGTGACTAAAGGGTCAAGTACAAAGGTGCAATAAAGTCCTGCTATTAGGGTACTGCATGTATGAGGAGAGAATGTATGCAATTATTGactaatattaaaatttatagacTTTTTTGGTCGCGTCAAGGATAAGGCAGGTGACATGGAGCGGATACTGAAGGAAAAGGATCGACATGGTACCGTGTTGTAGCAAAACTGTTGCATATGTGTTTATTTGCCCTTATCAACAACTTATTTGTTACCGTCATATATGTTTATTTAATTGCTTTGATAATTACTGCTATTATACATTTTAACATGTCTTACGTTCTTGTctgaatttattaattttacttattttctagatggttattattatttatattaatgttattatttttctgattaaaaaatcttattgaaAAGACACATAGTAAAATTAGAAATACATTGATTCTTGGCAAATTTTATAGAACAATTCACGTTTATAAATCTGACGAATGCAATggattttttaatcatttcaaatatattttattgcaattttatttatttatagaagTAGTCAGGTTTCAATGTTAGGACTTACAGTGTTTCAATTCATTCGGGAAGCATCAAGAAAAATCATTCAGATTAGTTCAGACAAAAATCTGTGGGTCCAGCATGTGAAGCTCCTGtagaatttattataatttatgttCTCGTTCGCTTTTTGTGATTAAAGTATACATGTGAATGTGAAAAACTTGTTAAAGGGCAAATTTTTCTATAGGTATTATTGCTAAGATGAAGGAGGGCGCAGAGAATGTGCATACTAAAATTCAGGCTAAAGTGGAAAGCGTTGGTCTGAAGCCATCGACTCTCGATGGTAAAGGTTAGAGTATTTGCTTTGCGAGCCTATATGAAAGATATAAGCTATAAGTTATAGGCATATATAGCATGATTTTACGTCCTATACGTTTTGCTTTTGtacttattataattataattttattcataagTTCAATAGATCGTCTATATGCTATGCTTATTTAAAAGTCGTTCATTCAAGgatatttgaaattattttgtcaactaatggaaaatttaattttaatattaccTCCTTGAATGCAATCGGTTTTATTAAACagtttttttgtatttaatcTTTCATCCAACATATCCTGCTTcagtttattttcattttaacttattttttCTGAATTCTTAGCAATTGGTCTACGCCCAATGTACTACAAAGATTGCTTTTCTTGAAGGCATGCATACACGCTTTATCATCATTAATTTGGCTCATTTCAGTTCTCTCAGTCGATTGCAATGGCACTATTCTCCAGATTCActgtacaattttaatttattctcaTTATACATGGTAAAGACcctgtatttatttatataaatcatCCATATAGTCGTATACTACATTGTTTTGAcatgaatatttaatttaccTATTATTTGTATCGTTACTTTCATCGTCACGTTTTTATATTCTGATTTATATCATAATGCCcttgattttatatttaatttttagtcGTAAAGtatgtttatatatttttgttcacGTCACTGTCATACAATGATAGATTTTTAGCTATTTCATTTGCATAATCTAACAATACAATGTCGTTGATTGTTAGGCGACGGATGGAATAATGACAGCACCAGAAACTCTCTGAAACGCAATGGGGCTTTCAATGAACCAAATTCGACAATGGAGATAgctcaacttttgttaagtcTACTGCACGCTTGGGGAATGGACCCAGACCTTGATCGCGTTTGCGAAGGCAAGCTAGGACTTCTGAGACCAATGGTACCGGTATCCTTTGGAGTATTATCGAAAGGAGGTATGTTTTCTTATCTGAAATCAGATCAATCGttaattaattcattactGACAAATAATATTTCCAGGGTACATGTCGTTCTTACTTCCAACGTGGCAGACTCATCTTGAGCATTGTATAGGAGAACCTGCGACGCAGTTGGAGCAGCGTTTGCCGGTAGAACTAGTCAGACAAGAAAGGCTCACGAGGGCCTTTACCTCAAGGGCACACTGGGAATTGTCGACCACTTTGACTAGCAACCACTTGTTGGCCGTGGTAGCCCTGTCTAATACTCTCATGTCGATGAATAACGCAACATTTGTTCCTGAGCAAGAAAGAAACCGTAAAATGCATAGGTGAAGTGtttacataatatatttttttttgtttttattactGACTGCTGATGTCCAACTTATTTTATATTGTCTTTTTTAGGCCAGGAAATAGGCCAGTAAATTGGAATAAAGCTGAAGAAGAGAATGAAGAAATGTACACTGTGCAACAGGCGCAGATAAAACAAGGCTGGTCCTTGTTGGCTACGCTGCACTGCGTTCTTCTTCCCGATAAAGTCGCCGCTCAAGGCGGATCTAAAACATTTAAGAAACCTCAGGTGGAGATGATGGCTCGAAGATGGCAACATCAGTGCCTGGAGATACGAGAAGCGGCTCAAGCGCTTTTACTCGCTGAGCTAGGAAGAATGGGGCCGAAGGGTAGGAAAGCTTTAGTGGACAACTGGGCACCGTATCTACCAATGTACAGCACTCAAGAGCCTATCGCGCCgcaaaatcaaaaccaaagcccACCACCTGGTAGTCCACCTCCGAACAGCGAGCATCCCGATGTGGAggacgacgaagaagaagaacttGCCGAAGGTGTgtatttgatatattttttattatttaaaatgtattcacttacaaaaaagaagaaaaaaacatgaaCGATTCTTCTTTCACAGAACTGAGCGTGTCAAGAAAACCATCGAGCGTTGCTGAACTGAAGCGTAAACAAACTACTGCTGTTGTGCTGTTAGGTGTCATTGGCGCGGAATTCGGCCAGGATGTGACGACAAACAATCAGAAGAGGGATAATGACCAGCGACGCAAGAGTTCAGTTGTCGAAGGTTTTGGAATCGGAAACAACAATTTATCGAGGCTCACAAGCATTGCCCTAACGCATTTACTGTACGCACCTAATTCGCAAAAATTACCTCTTCACACGGCTTTGAGAAGAGCCGCCATTGATCTCATTGGCCGTGGATTTACTGTCTGGGAGCCTTACCTTGATGTTTCTAGAGTAAGGACACCTATTGTTATGATATAATACGTGGGATTCAGTCCATTTCTTTAAGGATACAATTTTGTTATTAGGTTCTTTTGAGTTTGCTCGAAATGTGCTGTGATGCAGATAAACTTGTGCCAAGTATGACCTACGGCCTTCCATTGACTCCAGCCGCAGACAGCTGCAGAACGGCTCGGCATGCCCTGACGTTGATCGCCACCGCGCGTCCAGCAGCATTCATCACAACGATGGCACGTGAAGTAGCCAGATACAACACGTTGCAACAGAACGCACAGACGCTCAACATCAACCTAGGAGCCAGTGTGCTGGCCAGAGCCAAACCAGAGATCCTGAGAATCGTTGAGCAACTGATCGATAAAATGCAAAGCGAGATGAGCGATTTATTAGTAGAAGTACGTCATTCGaaaacatttcattttaattatgCCACGTTAATGGTTTAC
This genomic interval carries:
- the LOC100118200 gene encoding WD repeat-containing protein 7 isoform X11, with amino-acid sequence MTAGTSLVVPVVLWGRIAPTHCISCIYLSRDQKTLVTGCYDGQICLWQVDPETLKMTPRCLLVGHTAPIMCLSRASVIMEQNYIVSSSESGEMCTWDLVDGKCRETVKLNNIHTQMLPYVSAGGEDVRLFCSGYYPEVLVMDPFSLEVLFTLSSRVNPDWISALHILRPAKRKGRFYVHTNDVVLALTTTGTVKVWTLLGHENRNSEPLYEHESKQIRCLNALAMTCCPYNQRTVLIVCSKYWQIYDAGDFSVLCSVTAPRGERWMAGDFLAADRVILWSDEGHGYLYKLPAKVITQLESKLKGKALSSSVADNKNFHSASVENDQPYLYCTLTQPGDKPLSCPPAMRLVTAQQGNKTQKFLLRGDSEGVVMLWTVPDITGQQMNQINQHDSTPPMLPPTLKTSITAAWEAMKPSPVGILDQLDCGDGHGIKLTASIYLPQQSRLVVGREDGSIIIVPATQTVMLQLLHGNHQQFDDWPPHQVLLGHSGRVNCLLYPHGAASRYDKTHLVSGSVDFAVCLWDLYAGTLIHRFCVHAGEITQLLVPPDNCSPRIQKCVCSVASDHSVTLLSLAERKCVVLASRHLFPVVTIKWRPYDDFMIVGCSDGAVYVWQMETGHLDRVLHGIIAEEVLYACDENTMVTTGSSSGGGELGLANPAVHFFRGLRHRNLSAIRHATQRGLHQLQQLHGGHGNDHGNQIRAKGAPLTIQGFRSNPKDPESHILFFDIEGLIGIIAKMKEGAENVHTKIQAKVESVGLKPSTLDGKGDGWNNDSTRNSLKRNGAFNEPNSTMEIAQLLLSLLHAWGMDPDLDRVCEGKLGLLRPMVPVSFGVLSKGGYMSFLLPTWQTHLEHCIGEPATQLEQRLPVELVRQERLTRAFTSRAHWELSTTLTSNHLLAVVALSNTLMSMNNATFVPEQERNRKMHRPGNRPVNWNKAEEENEEMYTVQQAQIKQGWSLLATLHCVLLPDKVAAQGGSKTFKKPQVEMMARRWQHQCLEIREAAQALLLAELGRMGPKGRKALVDNWAPYLPMYSTQEPIAPQNQNQSPPPGSPPPNSEHPDVEDDEEEELAEELSVSRKPSSVAELKRKQTTAVVLLGVIGAEFGQDVTTNNQKRDNDQRRKSSVVEGFGIGNNNLSRLTSIALTHLLYAPNSQKLPLHTALRRAAIDLIGRGFTVWEPYLDVSRVLLSLLEMCCDADKLVPSMTYGLPLTPAADSCRTARHALTLIATARPAAFITTMAREVARYNTLQQNAQTLNINLGASVLARAKPEILRIVEQLIDKMQSEMSDLLVEVMDIILHCLDPGHLKTKPLNEVFPAVCRFNQVSHYPPTRRIAVGSRTGHIALYELRGTVKCQSIIAHQAPVTALAFSPEGKYLVSYSCSENKLCFWQQISSGMFGLGNSQIRCIKSYSTAPINDVARLNPMRLARLIWINNRTVTLMLADSSETRFNV